In Sphingomonas profundi, the sequence GCGTTGGCGAAGCAGGCGAGGTTGGCGTGGGCGTTCACCCCCAGCACGCTGTCGATGATGTAGCGGGTGTCGCGCACCGGCGCGTGGTAGATCGGCATGATCCTGCTCTCCCGGAAACCGTGTGGATGGCCGAAGCCCGTCGGATTTCTACTTGTGCGTCGCCTTGCGCTCCGCCTCGCTCAGCAGCGCCACGAAGTCGTCCAGTTCGGTGATCGCCGCATCGATGTCGGCGCGCTGGCGCTTGAGATAGTCGATGCGGGCGACGCACTTCTCGATCGTCACGTGCCGTTGCGTCCAGCGATCGTCGCCGAGATCGTAGAGGTCGATCATCTCGCGTATGTCGGCCAGGCTGAACCCCACCCGCTTGCCGCGCAGGATCCAGGCGAGCCGCGCGCGATCGCGGCGGGAGTAGACGCGGGAGAGGCCCACGCGCTCCGGCGCGATCAGCCCCTCATCCTCGTAGAAGCGCAGCGCGCGCGCCGTGACGCCGAACTCGCCCGAGAGATCGGAGATGGTGAAGCTTTCCCGGTCCTGCTCGTCGTGCATGTGGATCAAGGCATGGCCGAGGATCGTGGTCATGGCCGGACGCTACTTTACGCTCACGTCAACGTCAATATTGCACGTCATGCTGCGCAGCGAAACGGGCGGGCGGCCGCGTCATCGCTCGTCCACGAGGGTCCCGTCGCCGTCGATGCGGCGATAGAAGCAGCTGCGCGCGCCGGTGTGGCAGGCCGGCCCGGCCGCCTCGGCGCGCAGCCAGATCGCATCCTGATCGCAGTCGATCCGCATCTCCACCACGCGCAGCACGTTGCCGGAGGTCTCGCCCTTGCGCCACAAGCGTCCGCGCGACCGCGACCAGAAATGCGCCTCGCCGCTCTCGATCGTCCGGGCGATCGCCTCGGCGTTCAGATGCGCAACCATCAGCAGTTCGCCGGTCGAAGCGTCCGTCACCACGCCGGTGACGAGTCCGGCGGCGTCGAAGCGTGGGCGAAGGGCGGTGCCGTTCTCGCGATCCTGATCCATGCCCCCGGTGCTAAGGCCGGTGCCGCACGCGATCAAGGCGACCGATCAGCCCTTCGCCGCCTCGTCCTGATCGGGATGGCCCTTCGATTGCGTGTCCGCCGCGTCGATCTCCTCGGCGGTGCCGAGCTTCGGATCGCGAGCGGGCGCATTGACGCGC encodes:
- a CDS encoding MerR family transcriptional regulator, with product MTTILGHALIHMHDEQDRESFTISDLSGEFGVTARALRFYEDEGLIAPERVGLSRVYSRRDRARLAWILRGKRVGFSLADIREMIDLYDLGDDRWTQRHVTIEKCVARIDYLKRQRADIDAAITELDDFVALLSEAERKATHK
- the hisI gene encoding phosphoribosyl-AMP cyclohydrolase; its protein translation is MDQDRENGTALRPRFDAAGLVTGVVTDASTGELLMVAHLNAEAIARTIESGEAHFWSRSRGRLWRKGETSGNVLRVVEMRIDCDQDAIWLRAEAAGPACHTGARSCFYRRIDGDGTLVDER